Part of the Candidatus Omnitrophota bacterium genome, TATCACCGGGCAAACGGTTATTGTTGATGGCGGGATGGTAATGGTATAATTTGTGGGTAAACACAAGGAGGAAAAAAGAATGTCAGTTCAAGACAAGGTTAAATCAATAATTGCTGAACAACTGGGAGTTAAGCCTGAAGAGGTTACGCCTGAGGCATCCTTTATCGATGATCTGGGCGCCGATTCTTTGGATACCGTAGAATTGGTAATGGCGTTGGAAGAAGAATTTGGCGTTGAAATACCGGATGAAGATGCCGAGAAAATAGCAACAGTCGGCGACGCAGTTAAGTACATTGAAGAAAAGACTGCTAATAAATAACGCCTTGAGATATATTAAGTTTATATAAAATACCCCGCTCGCATTTAAGCGGGGTATTTGCTAATGGACAAAAAATGAGCACAGATAAAAGAAGAGTTGTGGTAACAGGATTAGGGGTCGTTTCTCCTGTAGGCAATGATGTGGCTAGCTTTTGGAAGTCATTGACCGAAGGCAA contains:
- a CDS encoding acyl carrier protein encodes the protein MSVQDKVKSIIAEQLGVKPEEVTPEASFIDDLGADSLDTVELVMALEEEFGVEIPDEDAEKIATVGDAVKYIEEKTANK